One window of Pyxicephalus adspersus chromosome 4, UCB_Pads_2.0, whole genome shotgun sequence genomic DNA carries:
- the FBXO11 gene encoding F-box only protein 11 isoform X1 — translation MSGKSQDLPAAPAEQYLQEKLPDEVVLKIFSYLLEQDLCRAACVCKRFSELANDPILWKRLYMEVFEYTRPMMHPEPGKFYQISPDEYEPPNPWKESFQQLYKGAHVKPGFAEHFYSNPTRYKGRENMLYYDTIEDALGGVQEAHFDGLIFVHSGIYTDEWIYIESPITMIGAAPGKVADKVIIENTRDSTFVFMEGSEDAYVGYMTIRFNPDDKSAQHHNAHHCLEITVNCSPVIDHCIIRSTCTVGSAVCVSGQGACPNIKHCNISDCENVGLYITDHAEGIYEDNEISNNALAGIWVKNHGNPIIRRNHIHHGRDVGVFTFDHGMGYFESCNIHRNRIAGFEVKAYANPTVVRCEIHHGQTGGIYVHEKGRGQFLENKIYANNFAGVWITSNSDPTIRGNAIFNGNQGGVYIFGDGRGLIEENDIYGNALAGIQIRTNSCPIVRHNKIHDGQHGGIYVHEKGQGVIEENEVYSNTLAGVWVTTGSTPVLRRNRIHSGKQVGVYFYDNGHGVLEDNDIYNHMYSGVQIRTGSNPKIRRNKIWGGQNGGILVYNSGLGFIEDNEIFDNAMAGVWIKTDSNPTLRRNKIHDGRDGGICIFNGGRGLLEENDIFRNAQAGVLISTNSHPVLRKNRIFDGFAAGIEITNHATATLEGNQIFNNRFGGLFLASGVNVTMKDNKIMNNQDAIEKAVTRGQCLYKISSYTSYPMHDFYRCHTCNTTDRNAICVNCIKKCHQGHDVEFIRHDRFFCDCGAGTLSNPCTLAGEPTHDTDTLYDSAPPIESNTLQHN, via the exons ATGTCTGGAAAATCTCAAGACCTGCCTG CAGCACCCGCAGAACAGTACCTTCAGGAAAAGCTGCCAGATGAAGTGGTGCTGAAGATCTTCTCTTACCTATTGGAACAGGATCTCTGCAGAGCAGCGTGTGTGTGCAAACGTTTTAGTGAACTTGCAAATGACCCTATTTTATG gaaACGATTATATATGGAAGTGTTTGAGTATACAAGGCCTATGATGCATCCAGAACCTGGGAAATTTTACCAGATTAGTCCTGATGAGTATGAACCTCCAAATCCCTGGAAGGAGAGTTTTCAGCAACTG TACAAAGGAGCTCATGTCAAACCAGGATTTGCAGAACATTTTTACAGCAATCCTACAAGATATAAAGGCAGAGAAAATATGTTG TATTACGATACAATTGAGGATGCATTAGGAGGTGTCCAGGAAGCTCACTTTGATGGACTTATCTTTGTGCATTCCGGCATCTATACAGATGAATGGATCTACATAGAGTCCCCAATAACTATGATTGGTGCAG CACCAGGAAAAGTTGCAGACAAAGTAATCATTGAGAACACTAGAGACTCTACGTTTGTTTTCATGGAGGGTTCAGAAGATGCATATGTGGGGTATATGACAATAagg TTCAACCCTGATGACAAGTCTGCCCAGCACCATAATGCACATCATTGTTTAGAGATCACGGTAAATTGCAGTCCGGTCATTGATCACTGTATAATCCGCAGTACTTGCACAG TCGGCTCTGCGGTGTGTGTGAGTGGCCAGGGAGCATGTCCGAACATCAAACACTGCAACATCAGTGACTGTGAAAATGTAGGACTCTATATCACTGATCATGCAGAG GGGATTTACGAAGACAACGAAATCTCCAATAATGCATTAGCTGGTATTTGGGTAAAAAATCACGGCAACCCCATAATTAGAAGAAACCATATTCACCATGGTCGGGATGTTGGTGTCTTTACTTTTGACCATGGCATG GGCTACTTTGAAAGCTGCAACATCCATAGGAATCGAATAGCAGGCTTTGAGGTAAAAGCCTATGCCAATCCCACAGTAGTCAGGTGTGAAATTCATCATGGCCAAACGGGAGGGATATACGTCCATGAAAAAGGGAGAGGACAGTTCTTGGAGAACAAAATCTATGCAAACAATTTTGCTGGTGTATGGATTACCTCAAATAGTGACCCAACCATACG gggaaatgcaatttttaatgGAAACCAAGGTGGTGTGTACATCTTTGGTGACGGAAGAGGCCTTATAGAAGAAAATGACatttatg GCAATGCTTTAGCAGGAATACAGATACGTACAAACAGCTGCCCCATTGTCCGGCATAATAAAATCCACGATGGCCAGCACGGTGGAATCTATGTG CATGAAAAAGGACAGGGTGTAATTGAAGAAAATGAGGTCTATAGTAACACATTAGCTGGAGTTTGGGTGACAACGGGAAGTACTCCAGTGCTAAGAAGGAACAGGATACACAGTGGAAAGCAG GTCGGTGTATACTTCTATGACAATGGACATGGTGTACTAGAAGACAATGACATCTATAATCATATGTATTCTGGAGTTCAAATACg gacTGGAAGCAACCCTAAGATTAGACGGAACAAAATCTGGGGAGGTCAGAATGGTGGAATACTTGTCTATAATTCTG GGCTTGGCTTTATTGAAGACAATGAGATTTTTGACAATGCAATGGCTGGCGTTTGGATAAAAACAGACAGCAATCCAACGTTAAGGCGAAATAAAATCCATGATGGGAGGGATGGAGGGATCTGTATATTTAATGGAGGCAGAG GGTTGCTTGAAGAAAATGACATCTTCAGGAATGCTCAAGCTGGAGTGCTGATCAGCACCAACAGTCACCCTGTCTTAAGGAAAAACCGAATATTTGATGGATTTGCTGCAG GTATTGAAATTACCAACCATGCCACTGCGACCCTAGAAGGCAATCAGATATTCAACAACCGTTTCGGAGGGCTTTTCCTGGCTTCTGGTGTAAATGTTACTATGAAAG ATAACAAAATAATGAACAATCAGGATGCTATAGAAAAAGCAGTCACGAGAGGCCAGTGTCTATACAAGATTTCAAGTTATACCAGCTACCCAATGCACGATTTCTACAG atgtCACACCTGTAACACAACAGACCGCAATGCCATCTGCGTGAACTGCATTAAGAAATGTCACCAAGGACATGATGTAGAGTTTATTAGGCATGATAG GTTCTTCTGTGACTGCGGTGCCGGAACACTGTCTAATCCTTGTACATTAGCTGGAGAGCCCACACATGACACAGATACATTATATGACTCTGCTCCGCCTATAGAATCTAATACATTGCAACACAACTGA
- the MSH6 gene encoding DNA mismatch repair protein Msh6 — MAKQSTLFNFFVKSPPLSSRTKCGQTNSPTEADVPPLAGKKANSSPKESAAAPKHGGKTPRAATPSVCEFTPGDLVWAKMPGHPWWPSLVYNHPREDTHFRGRGKSLNVHVQFFDDPPTRGWIGVNYVKNYTGSSAAEAQKGGTFFNTRPEITKAMKMADDALKTEKEKRLALAVCTEPSDSEEEMEVQEGSSVSDEEVTERKSNRPVRQSRNNGKAKRRRIMVESDSEDECSDDEFKPDAKDSGSSDEASSGVDEAISSLESDAEEESPVKVPVKRKRGATSKAPASKKNLQNNLSETPKRMSNVTAEAKLKLSSFSAPESFESQSTTGGAGGVTVWEHEKFEWLQDGRRKDGNRRKQNDENYDPTTLYVPDDFLNKCTPGMRKWWQLKSQNFDVVIFYKVGKFYELYHMDAVIGVNELGLTFMKGAWAHSGFPEIAFGRFSDVLVQKGYKVARIEQTETPEMMEARCKSMSHPTKFDRVVRREICRIITKGTQTYSVLDGSPSESHSKYLLSFKEKLEDSSGQQRVYGVCFVDTSVGKFHIGQFYDDRHCSRFRTLVAHFPPVQILFEKGNPSSDTRKVLKSGLSTAIQEGLQPTSQFWDGTKTLKTLSEEGYFVKEGKGDHESSMLPPVIKGMTSDSDSLALTPGEKSELALSAFGACIFYMKKCLIDQELLSMGNFEEYVPVDIDIEKAQISTSFFARTSQRMVLDGVTLTNLEILQNGTNGSTEGTLLEKLDTCFTPFGKRLLKQWLCAPLCNPSSINDRLDAVEDLMAIPEKLTEVGELLKKLPDLERLLSKIHSIGSPLKSQNHPDSRAVMYEETTYSKKKIADFLSALEGFKVMREVIVIMDDAVNEFKSNILKQILSLKDKHPKGRFPDLSSELKRWDTSFDHEKARKTGVITPKAGFDPDYDEALRDIKTAEQNLTDYLEKQRKRLGCKNIVYWGTAKNRYQMEIPESVTERNLPEEYELKSTKKGFKRYWTKTIEKLFGELVNAEERRDAALKDCMRRLFYNFDKNYKEWQTAVECFAVLDVLMCFAQYSRGGDGPVCRPVLALPDDTSPFLELRGSRHPCITKTFFGDDFIPNDVVIGCKEEDCDEDDNGAHCVLVTGPNMGGKSTLLRQAGLLVVMAQLGCYVPADVCRLTPVDRVFTRLGASDRIMAGESTFFVELSETSSILQHATEHSLVLLDELGRGTATFDGTAIASAVVKELSERIRCRTLFSTHYHSLVEDYSHTTAVRLGHMACMVENECEDPTQETITFLYKFIKGACPKSYGFNAARLANIPDDIIQTGHRKAREFERITLSVKIFRQLNTLLNTHTYEVPAINKLLQMI, encoded by the exons GATTGGTGTAAATTATGTGAAGAATTACACAG gttCCTCTGCTGCAGAAGCTCAAAAGGGGGGCACGTTTTTTAATACCAGACCTGAAATAACTAAAGCAATGAAAATGGCAGATGATgcattgaaaacagaaaaagaaaagagattaGCGCTGGCTGTTTGCACGGAGCCTTCTGATTCTGAGGAGGAAATGGAG GTTCAGGAAGGTTCTTCCGTAAGTGATGAAGAAGTGACAGAAAGAAAATCAAACAGACCGGTTCGTCAAAGTAGGAATAATGGAAAGGCCAAGCGAAGGAGAATAATGGTAGAGTCTGACAGCGAAGATGAATGCTCTGATGATGAGTTCAAACCTGATGCAAAGGATTCCGGGAGCAGTGATGAGGCCAGCAGTGGTGTAGATGAGGCCATTTCTTCACTAGAGAGTGATGCAGAAGAAGAAAGTCCAGTAAAGGTTCCTGTGAAACGCAAACGAGGTGCTACTTCCAAGGCTCCAGCTTCTAAAAAGAATCTGCAAAACAACCTTTCAGAAACCCCAAAGAGAATGAGCAATGTGACTGCAGAGGCCAAATTAAAGCTTTCGTCTTTTTCTGCCCCAGAATCATTTGAATCGCAGTCGACCACGGGGGGTGCTGGAGGTGTCACTGTTTGGGAGCATGAAAAATTTGAATGGCTACAAGATGGGCGAAGAAAAGATGGCAATCGCAGAAAACAGAATGATGAAAACTACGACCCCACAACACTGTACGTTCCTGATGACTTCCTCAATAAATGCACACCAGGAATGAGAAAATGGTGGCAGCTGAAATCTCAAAACTTTGATGTAGTTATATTCTACAAGGTTGGGAAGTTCTATGAACTGTACCACATGGATGCTGTTATTGGTGTGAATGAATTGGGTCTGACATTCATGAAGGGAGCTTGGGCTCACTCTGGTTTTCCAGAAATTGCTTTTGGGCGTTTTTCTGATGTGCTGGTACAGAAAGGATACAAAGTAGCCAGAATAGAACAGACAGAAACGCCAGAAATGATGGAAGCACGTTGCAAGTCAATGTCTCATCCAACCAAATTTGATCGGGTGGTACGGAGAGAAATTTGTAGAATAATCACAAAAGGGACTCAGACCTACAGTGTTTTGGATGGAAGCCCTTCAGAAAGCCATAGTAAATATCTTTTGAGCTTCAAGGAAAAACTTGAAGATTCATCTGGTCAGCAGAGAGTGTACGGTGTGTGCTTTGTGGACACATCGGTAGGGAAATTTCACATTGGCCAGTTTTACGATGATCGTCATTGTTCGCGGTTCAGGACCTTGGTAGCTCACTTTCCTCCTGTTCAGATACTGTTTGAGAAGGGAAACCCTTCATCCGATACAAGAAAGGTTCTTAAAAGTGGCTTGTCCACTGCCATTCAGGAGGGTTTGCAGCCTACCTCTCAGTTTTGGGATGGCACTAAAACACTGAAGACCCTGTCTGAAGAAGGTTATTTTGTGAAAGAAGGCAAAGGTGACCATGAAAGTAGCATGTTACCCCCTGTTATAAAGGGTATGACTTCAGACAGTGACTCGCTGGCACTTACCCCTGGAGAAAAAAGTGAGCTAGCTCTTTCTGCTTTTGGGGCATGTatcttttacatgaaaaaatgtcTTATTGATCAGGAGCTGCTCTCTATGGGAAACTTTGAGGAGTATGTTCCTGTTGATATAGACATTGAAAAAGCCCAAATATCAACCAGTTTCTTTGCTAGAACCAGTCAACGAATGGTTCTTGATGGGGTAACACTAACAAATCTGGAAATCTTACAGAATGGGACAAATGGGTCCACTGAAGGTACACTACTGGAAAAACTGGACACATGCTTTACTCCTTTTGGAAAACGCCTCCTAAAACAATGGCTCTGTGCACCCCTGTGCAATCCTTCATCAATTAATGATCGTCTTGACGCAGTGGAAGATCTTATGGCTATTCCAGAAAAACTGACTGAAGTGGGAGAGCTTCTGAAAAAACTTCCAGATCTAGAGAGACTTCTGAGTAAAATTCATAGTATTGGCTCACCACTAAAAAGCCAAAACCATCCGGACAGCAGAGCAGTCATGTATGAGGAGACTACTTACAGTAAAAAGAAGATAGCAGATTTCCTATCTGCTCTGGAAGGTTTTAAGGTGATGCGTGAAGTCATCGTGATTATGGATGACGCTGTTAATGAGTTTAAGTCCAATATACTCAAGCAGATTCTGTCTCTTAAAGATAAACATCCGAAAGGTCGATTCCCAGACTTGTCTTCTGAACTGAAGAGGTGGGACACTTCATTTGATCatgaaaaagccagaaaaacagGTGTGATTACTCCCAAAGCTGGCTTTGACCCCGACTATGATGAAGCACTTAGGGATATCAAGACTGCAGAGCAGAATTTAACTGACTATCTTGAGAAACAACGCAAGAGACTTGgttgtaaaaatattgtttattgggGAACTGCAAAGAATCGCTACCAAATGGAAATACCAGAGAGCGTAACTGAGCGCAATTTGCCGGAGGAGTATGAGCTCAAATCCACAAAGAAGGGCTTTAAACGTTACTGGACGAAGACAATTGAGAAGCTTTTTGGGGAGCTTGTAAATGCAGAAGAGCGAAGAGATGCAGCACTTAAAGATTGTATGAGGAGGTTGTTTTATAACTTTGATAAAAACTACAAAGAGTGGCAGACAGCTGTAGAATGCTTTGCTGTACTAG aTGTCCTCATGTGTTTTGCTCAGTACAGCCGAGGTGGTGACGGACCAGTTTGTAGGCCTGTCTTAGCTTTGCCTGATGACACCTCACCTTTCTTGGAGCTTAGAGGCTCCCGTCATCCTTGTATTACAAAAACCTTTTTTGGAGATGACTTTATTCCGAATGACGTTGTGATTGGTTGCAAGGAAGAAGATTGTGATGAGGATGATAATGGCGCCCACTGTGTACTTGTGACTGGTCCAAACATGGGTGGGAAATCCACTCTACTCAGACAA gctGGTCTCCTGGTGGTAATGGCACAGTTGGGGTGTTATGTACCTGCTGATGTTTGTAGACTGACGCCGGTGGACAGAGTGTTCACAAGGCTGGGAGCATCAGACAGAATCATGGCAG GTGAAAGCACATTTTTCGTGGAGTTGAGTGAAACCTCCAGTATACTGCAGCATGCTACAGAACATTCCCTTGTGCTTTTGGATGAGCTTG GCCGTGGCACAGCTACATTTGATGGAACAGCTATAGCCAGTGCTGTGGTAAAGGAACTTTCTGAAAGAATCAGATGCCGCACATTGTTTTCAACCCACTACCACTCGCTGGTGGAAGACTACTCCCACACAACAGCAGTACGGCTGGGCCATATG GCCTGTATGGTTGAAAATGAATGTGAAGATCCTACGCAGGAAACCATCACTTTCCTATACAAGTTTATCAAGGGGGCATGTCCAAAAAGCTATGGATTCAATGCTGCAAGGTTGGCTAACATACCTGATGATATCATTCAGACTGGACACAGGAAAGCACGGGAGTTTGAAAGGATCACACTGTCTGTGAAGATATTCAG GCAATTGAACACATTGCTGAACACACATACCTATGAAGTCCCAGCTATCAACAAACTACTGCAGATGATCTaa
- the FBXO11 gene encoding F-box only protein 11 isoform X2, with protein MSGKSQDLPAPAEQYLQEKLPDEVVLKIFSYLLEQDLCRAACVCKRFSELANDPILWKRLYMEVFEYTRPMMHPEPGKFYQISPDEYEPPNPWKESFQQLYKGAHVKPGFAEHFYSNPTRYKGRENMLYYDTIEDALGGVQEAHFDGLIFVHSGIYTDEWIYIESPITMIGAAPGKVADKVIIENTRDSTFVFMEGSEDAYVGYMTIRFNPDDKSAQHHNAHHCLEITVNCSPVIDHCIIRSTCTVGSAVCVSGQGACPNIKHCNISDCENVGLYITDHAEGIYEDNEISNNALAGIWVKNHGNPIIRRNHIHHGRDVGVFTFDHGMGYFESCNIHRNRIAGFEVKAYANPTVVRCEIHHGQTGGIYVHEKGRGQFLENKIYANNFAGVWITSNSDPTIRGNAIFNGNQGGVYIFGDGRGLIEENDIYGNALAGIQIRTNSCPIVRHNKIHDGQHGGIYVHEKGQGVIEENEVYSNTLAGVWVTTGSTPVLRRNRIHSGKQVGVYFYDNGHGVLEDNDIYNHMYSGVQIRTGSNPKIRRNKIWGGQNGGILVYNSGLGFIEDNEIFDNAMAGVWIKTDSNPTLRRNKIHDGRDGGICIFNGGRGLLEENDIFRNAQAGVLISTNSHPVLRKNRIFDGFAAGIEITNHATATLEGNQIFNNRFGGLFLASGVNVTMKDNKIMNNQDAIEKAVTRGQCLYKISSYTSYPMHDFYRCHTCNTTDRNAICVNCIKKCHQGHDVEFIRHDRFFCDCGAGTLSNPCTLAGEPTHDTDTLYDSAPPIESNTLQHN; from the exons ATGTCTGGAAAATCTCAAGACCTGCCTG CACCCGCAGAACAGTACCTTCAGGAAAAGCTGCCAGATGAAGTGGTGCTGAAGATCTTCTCTTACCTATTGGAACAGGATCTCTGCAGAGCAGCGTGTGTGTGCAAACGTTTTAGTGAACTTGCAAATGACCCTATTTTATG gaaACGATTATATATGGAAGTGTTTGAGTATACAAGGCCTATGATGCATCCAGAACCTGGGAAATTTTACCAGATTAGTCCTGATGAGTATGAACCTCCAAATCCCTGGAAGGAGAGTTTTCAGCAACTG TACAAAGGAGCTCATGTCAAACCAGGATTTGCAGAACATTTTTACAGCAATCCTACAAGATATAAAGGCAGAGAAAATATGTTG TATTACGATACAATTGAGGATGCATTAGGAGGTGTCCAGGAAGCTCACTTTGATGGACTTATCTTTGTGCATTCCGGCATCTATACAGATGAATGGATCTACATAGAGTCCCCAATAACTATGATTGGTGCAG CACCAGGAAAAGTTGCAGACAAAGTAATCATTGAGAACACTAGAGACTCTACGTTTGTTTTCATGGAGGGTTCAGAAGATGCATATGTGGGGTATATGACAATAagg TTCAACCCTGATGACAAGTCTGCCCAGCACCATAATGCACATCATTGTTTAGAGATCACGGTAAATTGCAGTCCGGTCATTGATCACTGTATAATCCGCAGTACTTGCACAG TCGGCTCTGCGGTGTGTGTGAGTGGCCAGGGAGCATGTCCGAACATCAAACACTGCAACATCAGTGACTGTGAAAATGTAGGACTCTATATCACTGATCATGCAGAG GGGATTTACGAAGACAACGAAATCTCCAATAATGCATTAGCTGGTATTTGGGTAAAAAATCACGGCAACCCCATAATTAGAAGAAACCATATTCACCATGGTCGGGATGTTGGTGTCTTTACTTTTGACCATGGCATG GGCTACTTTGAAAGCTGCAACATCCATAGGAATCGAATAGCAGGCTTTGAGGTAAAAGCCTATGCCAATCCCACAGTAGTCAGGTGTGAAATTCATCATGGCCAAACGGGAGGGATATACGTCCATGAAAAAGGGAGAGGACAGTTCTTGGAGAACAAAATCTATGCAAACAATTTTGCTGGTGTATGGATTACCTCAAATAGTGACCCAACCATACG gggaaatgcaatttttaatgGAAACCAAGGTGGTGTGTACATCTTTGGTGACGGAAGAGGCCTTATAGAAGAAAATGACatttatg GCAATGCTTTAGCAGGAATACAGATACGTACAAACAGCTGCCCCATTGTCCGGCATAATAAAATCCACGATGGCCAGCACGGTGGAATCTATGTG CATGAAAAAGGACAGGGTGTAATTGAAGAAAATGAGGTCTATAGTAACACATTAGCTGGAGTTTGGGTGACAACGGGAAGTACTCCAGTGCTAAGAAGGAACAGGATACACAGTGGAAAGCAG GTCGGTGTATACTTCTATGACAATGGACATGGTGTACTAGAAGACAATGACATCTATAATCATATGTATTCTGGAGTTCAAATACg gacTGGAAGCAACCCTAAGATTAGACGGAACAAAATCTGGGGAGGTCAGAATGGTGGAATACTTGTCTATAATTCTG GGCTTGGCTTTATTGAAGACAATGAGATTTTTGACAATGCAATGGCTGGCGTTTGGATAAAAACAGACAGCAATCCAACGTTAAGGCGAAATAAAATCCATGATGGGAGGGATGGAGGGATCTGTATATTTAATGGAGGCAGAG GGTTGCTTGAAGAAAATGACATCTTCAGGAATGCTCAAGCTGGAGTGCTGATCAGCACCAACAGTCACCCTGTCTTAAGGAAAAACCGAATATTTGATGGATTTGCTGCAG GTATTGAAATTACCAACCATGCCACTGCGACCCTAGAAGGCAATCAGATATTCAACAACCGTTTCGGAGGGCTTTTCCTGGCTTCTGGTGTAAATGTTACTATGAAAG ATAACAAAATAATGAACAATCAGGATGCTATAGAAAAAGCAGTCACGAGAGGCCAGTGTCTATACAAGATTTCAAGTTATACCAGCTACCCAATGCACGATTTCTACAG atgtCACACCTGTAACACAACAGACCGCAATGCCATCTGCGTGAACTGCATTAAGAAATGTCACCAAGGACATGATGTAGAGTTTATTAGGCATGATAG GTTCTTCTGTGACTGCGGTGCCGGAACACTGTCTAATCCTTGTACATTAGCTGGAGAGCCCACACATGACACAGATACATTATATGACTCTGCTCCGCCTATAGAATCTAATACATTGCAACACAACTGA